agaccttggggtcctttggacgggttcttcccatttgtggtggggccgccctcctggggtcttttcgggaagcattcagcatctccgctgtggcctggtacttttccacagcttccacggtcagatcagccgtggtcaaggcctgttgactgatgaaccgttttgcctcataaggcagggcgcgtaggtaacgatccaccacaacggcctccaccaccgccgctgctgtattcctctgcggatccagccatttccttgcgattcggacaagttcatgcatctgcgcccgaggaggttggtctggttggaaggtccagctgtgaaagcgctgggccataccaaactttgtgagtccatatctgctgaggatctcagacttcagggcatcatagtcagtaacctggtcagggcccaggtcccggacagcattcagcgattcccggttagaaaggggctaacagaccaacccactgtggcttgggccaggcttccctagtggccgtggcctcaaatgcatgcaggtatgcctcaatgtcatcggtagctcccatcttagatataaagtcacttgcctttattgggcgggtattttggacaactctctgtctctgcaactgcaattcctctgccttcagaaggttggctttcttttgctcctccaagagagccacgtttgcttgcatctgggcttgctggccagcaacaagggctttcaatatgtcctccatttcagtcggcggggagcctacggccaacttggaaaactgggtgatcaaaccttccggtatcctcctctgacatgcactattaacgcttgagcgtgcccgtattctccaccatctgtgacgtcacgagaggctacacagctttcagcgggattgctcaagtagtgcaaggagacaaggttcaaacaaaacaaggattttattataggtcttgggaaattaacgaaaatataacaaaattctgttctcttgtggctctttaagggttaacagttcagggatgtctcttccacatccaaaatcataattctcactgcgctcagataacttttccccagccttactgtagtccacgttgcagctagtggccaacccagcaaaaagtccttccaaatgtctctcacgtatttccacaggtgcatatatccaaaggtgagtatttcccaaaggtaagtatctccaaatccttatattcctcatggaagtggacgtgcagcactcttgtcctccagagagcccaggttggagactgtgtctcttcaccccccacacactccctcagtgtgtctcttcccttcccaaaccttcagctcatcagctcctcatttgtttcagctgcgtgggaagattggccatagagggtggagttcccgaccataccagcagatggagccatagctgtctgggtttgcagccacctcaggggatgtaacgtccctccaggacacagcctctcgtgacatcacaacaggtaacaagctgagattaggagcactccctttaagagtgtgctcctaatctcagctcgttacctgtataaaagacacctgggagccagaaatctttctgattgagagggggtcaaatacttattttcctcattaaaatgcaaatcaatttataacatttttgacatgtgtttttctggattttgttgttgttattctgtctctcactgttcaaataaacctaccattacaattatagactgatcatttctttgtcagtgggcaaacgtacaaaatcagcaggggatcaaatacttttttccctcactgtaacatagCTGCTATTAACCTCTTTTACACTttaccaaatctttcccaaacattacttttctggccctcccatCTCTTTATTTTTAACTCTCCATTTTTTTATTCTCCATTttgcagcttttctcttattgaattaaactctgacattgtcctttttgcctctgtGGATCTATGTAAACTTTTTCTGcctgttcccaaaagcatttggcgattGGCGTGTAGGCTATCTGGCGCGCTTAcagttaggccctgaagcttagGCTTCTGCACTAATGCCAgcataaaataaagaaataaaaaccTCAACGTAGCCTATAGAttcagtgagctccaaaagtattgggacagtcacacattttttggttgttttggctctgtactccagcactttgaaatggtacaatgactatgaggttaaagtgcagagtgtagactgtcagctttaatttgagggtattttacagacacacaaatatcatacccccaagacatgctaacctctcaccattacaataacaggggaggttagcatttttggggcgGTATGACatttatgcctctaactttctcactcatcattattcacgattcattcaggactatccataatcatggtagcatccacattaatgtagaagtgtttagaaacatattatattgttatttacaataaaagtgactccaaaatgacactacgttatttaccattaatatatattgggcacaaaatgatctgaaacacaaccaaaacaaacagcaaatggatccaacaaatttgtagagtaacaagcttgatgtagtcattgtgtacacatacagtgcattcggaaagtgttcagacccctttacattacagccttattctaaaattgattaaattgttttttcccctcatcaatctacacacaataccccataatgacaaagcaaaaacaggtttttataatttttgcaaatttataaacaacaaaaaacagaaatatcacatttacataagtattcagaccctttactcagtactttgttgaagcacctttggcagtgattacagcctcaagtcttcttgggtatgacgctacaagcttggcacacctgtatttggggagtttctcccattcttctctgcagatcctctcaagctctgtcaggttggatagggagcgtcgctgcacagctgttttcatgtctctccagagatgtttgatcaggttcaaatccgggctctggctgggccactcaagggcattcagagacttgtccctgcgttctcttggctgtgtgcttagggtcgttgtcctgttggaaggggaaccttcgccccggtctgaggtcctgagcgcgctggagcaggttttcatcaaggatctctctaagctttgctccgttcatctttccctcgacactgactagtctcccagtccctgccgctgaaaaacattcacacagcatgatgctgccaccaccatgcttcaccgtagggattgtgccaggtttcttccagacatcacgcatggcattcaggccaaagagttcaatcttggtttcatcagaccagagaatctaatttctcatggtcggagagactttaggtgccttttggcaaactccaagtgggctgtgccttttactgaggagtggcttccgtctggccactttaccataaaggcctgattggtggagtactgcagagatggttgtccttctggaaggatctcccatctccacagaggaactctggagctctgtcagagtgaccatcgggttcttgtcacctccctgaccaaggcccttattgctcagtttggccggtcggccaactctaggaagagtcttggtgcttccaaacttcttccatttaagaatgatggaggccactgtgatcttggggaccttaatgctgcagaattttttttgtacccttccccagatctgtgcctcgacacaatgctgtctcggagctcttctctacggacaattcattcgacctcatggcttggtttttgccctgacatgcactgtcaactgtgggacgttatatagacagatcatgtccaatcaattgattttaccacaggtggactccaatcaagttgtagaaacatctcaaggatgatcaatggaaacaggatacacctgtgctcaatttcgagtctcacagcaaagggtctgaatacatatgtaaacaaggtatttcagtttttattttttatacatttgcaaaaaaatgtatttaatcaattttagaataaggctgtaacgtaacaaaatgtggaaaaagtcaaggggtctgaatactttccgaatgcactgtataagagAATTggtcacccgatatggatgaaaataccctcaaattaaagctgacagcctgcactttaacctcatagtccttgtatcatttcaaagtgctggagtacagagccagaaCAACAACCCAATGTGtcattgtcccaatacttttggagctcactgtaaatTGCACAGTAATTGTTTAAAGGTAGGCCTATTGGTTTCTCTTAATTCAACACGCCTGCCACCCACCCGCCCGATATGCACGCAATATTTAATTACCCTAAACCTGCCCTGAAGATGTAACCGCGGGTCCTGCAGGTTATGAGTGTGGGTTTCCTCACTACTCTGTGTGTTTCCAGGTGCCGTGTCTTAGCAGGGAAGTTCTCCAGGAGGAGGCTAGAGAGAACGTGCTGCACTGACTGTTGGGAGCAGATCTCACTGGTCAGAAcccatatactgtagtagtcGCTAGATAGACGTGTTAGAGAGGACACTggatagtctctctctctctctctctctctctctctctctctctctctctctctctgtctgtaggtgcagctgtatggtgtttctcagacagtctctctctctgtggcgtGGTTCTCTGAGGGAGATCAGTGGAAGGTTTGGTTCTGCTATCCTCTGCTACTTCCTGTTTCTAAGATGGCTGCTCCTCttcaacctcctctcctccctcctcaaccTCTCCTTCATCACGTTGCCATGGGCGCTGCTTGGCAACGACACCCAGGGCGCCGGGGCAACTGCCGGGTTCAGGGGACTAGAGCTCCTCACTGGAGCGgtgagtggacacacacaccagCGGACAGGACACATGCATACATataggacacacagacacacaaatacacactctGTTTTAAAGATGCAGTAGCTATGTCTAaagtgtcctctgtctctctgcctgactgtctgtctctatctctctctctctctctgtttctctctttccctgcctctctctctccctgtctctctctccctgtctctctccgtgtgtgtgtgtgtgtgtgtgtttgtctgtgtgtgtgtgtgtctaggggttGTTCAACGTGTCCATGCTGTACTATGGTGTCTACAGCAGTAGAAGTGTGCAGAGTGGAGGCCAGTCTGGTTATAACATCCAGCTAGCTTACCTCTTTACCATCACCTCCTACATGCTGCTCTGTGGAGCCTCAGTCTTATACAGGTAACACTGtcggtctgcctgtctgtctgtctgtcaagctTACCTCCTACATGCTGCTCTGTGAAGCCTCAGTCTTATACAAGTaacactgtctgtctgcctgtctgtctgtctgcctgtgtgtctgtctatctgtctagctTACCTCCTACATGCTGGTATGTGGAGACAGACTCTTCCTTTGgtttattatagatccccattagttcctgtcaaggcagcagctactcttcctggggtttattatggatcccaattagttcctgccaaggcatcagctactcttcctggggtttattatggatccccattagttcctgtcaaggcagcagctactcttcctggggtttattatggatcccaattagttcctgccaaggcatcagctactcttcctggggtttattatggatccccatcccAGCTACTCTTCCAGGGGTCCAAACacatcacacaaaaaaataaaacagtacaccactacatatctacaatacaaaatgtataataccaccatgcAATAATaatacaatgtacgtgtgtgtagagtgcgtgtgctagagcgtgtgtgtgcatgtgtgtgtgtctcttcacagtccgcgttgtttcataaggtgtatttttatctattttttaaatctgattctactgcttgcatcagttacctgatgtggaatagagttccatgtagtcatggcgctatgtagtactgtgcgcctcccatagtctgttctggacttgtggaccgtgaagagacctctggtggcatgtcttgtggggtatgcatgggtggctgagctgtgtgctagtcgtttgaacagacagctcagtgcattcaacatgtcaatacctctcacaaatacaagtagtgatgaagtcaatctctcctctactttgagccaggagagactgacatgcgtGCTATTGATGTTAGTTCTCCAtatacatttaagggccagccgtgctgctctgttttgggccaactgtaatttgcctatgtccctctttgtggcacttgaccttatgactgggcagtagtccaggtcagagcatatgagcggagtggagcggtgagaatctcagctcctcgctcacggagctgttcacccctccgctccccccgcccaaagccacatcaggccagtccgctcattatcgctcagcgctcaacgcagtttgcatcgcgctccactcaaatcgccccccgctcactccaaaaaaggaacaaaatctgcatgtatttcacttttagcttaaaccacagccttactttatctccccgaatttgttgcatacagactcatctcggattatccattctgtcttgaaacggggatctaacactgacgctaaaattagatgttaatcagtatagtatattccatagcgaattgacacgttgtttgccaatgtttctgcaaaagcagcgatgcccattggaagtgcagcgtgagtgtaatcggtgagcagggatttgatttctgtgacagcagggaggatcatccccaggttccccagctccttctgcattttgtctgtgagatctgctagtggtgtcagcacactgacaaggtgcgtcagctgccgtacttgattcagggtgatgttagcaacattagacttgagtttgttttgccataacgggtcttttttggaacaaccggatgaacgactgaatcatccgcagctggctgctccatcgaatggcgcaggcatttgtggggcggagacctaattggtcggtttcctctgtgctcttgcgtacacttttcaccaggtgcccgactttcactaacagcctattaatgttgtcgtgctttCGTTAAaggcgtttttgatcgccagctgaagcatgtgaatggggcatctcagatgtaaatttgacaaagtaaagtactgatttatcatagtttcttgggggggtgtagcccggttgagctgcgctggcgaagtgttgcatcccttcgcgttctcctttactcagcggttcatagtccatgaaaatcatttcaaaaaatgctacatccagctctctttttctatcccttgttatggttgggcctttgcgtgcagtgaataaacttttgaattcctcaacccttttctcttgttgctgctgctgctcctctcgctctataaaatacaaattcatggacgacacaaattaaattaaacagatggattctgggtcaggcttgagcatgcttcagactcgtggtgtgagcgagcgaaattggagcgggacatagggcgacgctccgtccttttaaaaatgccgctctgcgctctgttcaaaatccgtccgctcacgctccacgctcgctcccgctccactccgctcatatgctctggtccaggtgcaacaaaactagggcttGTACGACTTTTGTTGATAGCGGTGTCAAGAAAACAGaatagcgctttattatggacagacctatCCCCATTTAAGCTCACCgttgaatcaatatgttttgaccatgtcagtttacaattcagggttacaccaagcagtttaaTATCCTCAACTTGCTCTATTTACACAtcattcattacaagatttagttgaagtttagggtttagtgaatgatttggcccaaatacaatgcttttagttctTTAAATATTTAGTACTAGCTTATTTCTTGCCACtaattctaaaactgactgcagctctttgttaagtgttgcagtgatgctgtggtagctgacatacataatgttgagtcatcagcaaACAAAGACACACATGCTTTACTCAGAGctggtcattagtaaagattgaaaaaagtaaggggcctagacagctgccctggggaatgcctgactctacctggattatgttggagaggtcttccattaaagaacactctctgtgttctgttaggcaGTTAACTCTCGATCCACAATATTGCatgggatgtaaagccataacatatacgtttttccagcagcagattatgatcgataatgtcaaaagccgcactgaagtctaacaaaacagctcccgcagtctttttattatcaatttctctcagccaatcatcagtcatttgtgtaagtgccgtacatgttgagtgcctttccctataagcatgcttaAAGCCAGtcgttaatttgtttactgtgtgCCAGAGACAGTAGAGAAAGCGAGACACCCCACATCGGGGGCGGGGCCACTCTGGTCTTCTTATTGCTGGTCCCAGGGCGAGACATCTCACTGGCAAAAAATAATCTGGGTGGGGCGAGAGGGAGGGGACAATAGGTAGAGCCAGCTGTTCCCTCTCTGGCGTGAGCATGCCAGATATTATGGAGGAACATTGAGCATGCCAGATATTATGGAGGAACCGTGAGCATGCCAGATATTATGGAGGAATAGTGAGCATACCAGATATTATGGAAGAACTGTGAGCATGCCAGATATTACGGAGGAACAGTGAGCATGACAGATATTACGGAGGAACAGTGAGCATGCCAGATATTAAGGAGGAACAGTGAGCATGACAGATATTAAGGAGGAACTGTGAGCATGACAGATATTAAGGAGGAACAGTGAGCATGACAGATATTACGGAGGAACAGTGAGCATGCCAGATATTACGGAGGAACCGTGAGCATGACAGATATTAAGGAGGAACAGTGAGCATGACAGATATTAAGGAGGAACTGTGAGCATGACAGATATTAAGGAGGAACTGTGAGCATGACAGATATTAAGGAGGAACTGTGAGCATGACAGCTATTATGGAGGAACAGTGAGCATGACAGCTATTATGGAGGAACAGTGAGCATGACAGCTATTAAGGAGGAACTGTGAGCATGACAGATATTAAGGAGGAACAGTGAGCATGACAGATATTAAGGAGGAACTGTGA
This sequence is a window from Coregonus clupeaformis isolate EN_2021a chromosome 7, ASM2061545v1, whole genome shotgun sequence. Protein-coding genes within it:
- the LOC123491296 gene encoding transmembrane channel-like protein 5 translates to MHAIFNYPKPALKIQSLSLWRGSLREISGRFGSAILCYFLFLRWLLLFNLLSSLLNLSFITLPWALLGNDTQGAGATAGFRGLELLTGAGLFNVSMLYYGVYSSRSVQSGGQSGYNIQLAYLFTITSYMLLCGASVLYSMAGCFQTGVVVSGGAAQRHGSLWKRR